The following proteins come from a genomic window of Gynuella sunshinyii YC6258:
- the trkA gene encoding Trk system potassium transporter TrkA has product MKIIILGAGQVGSTLAENLASEDNDITVVDSKESKLRDLSDRLDIQTVTGMGSMPSILEKAGADDADMLIAVTSSDEVNMIACQVSYSLYRTPTRIARIRSNDYLQNSEKLFKNDAIPVDVLISPEQVVCDYIRRLIETPGALQVLDFVEGKIQLVGVKAIKGGLLVGQELRYLRQHMPSVDTRVAAIFRKDRSIIPVASTIIEEDDEVFFIAARNDIRAVMSELRRQEKAYSRIMIAGGGNIGYRLAKSIEKRYAVKIFDRGQERCQWLSEHLDYALVLQGDASNQELLLEENIEDTDVFIALTNDDEANIMASMLAKRLGARKVMTLINNSAYVDLVQGGDIDVAISPSQATIGGLLSHVRRGDIVNVHKLRRGAAEAIEAIAHGDAQSSKVVGRMIEDIDLPEGCTIGAIARGEQVFIAHDDLVIEPDDHVMLFLTDKRRTPDVERLFQVGLTFF; this is encoded by the coding sequence ATGAAAATAATTATATTGGGAGCTGGCCAGGTCGGCAGCACCCTGGCAGAGAACCTTGCCAGTGAAGATAACGATATTACGGTGGTGGATAGCAAGGAAAGCAAACTCAGGGATTTGAGTGACCGGCTGGATATTCAGACGGTTACCGGTATGGGGTCCATGCCCTCAATATTGGAAAAAGCCGGTGCGGATGACGCAGATATGCTGATTGCAGTGACCAGCAGTGATGAGGTCAACATGATTGCCTGTCAGGTCTCATATTCGTTGTATCGTACTCCTACCCGTATTGCCCGTATTCGCAGCAACGATTATCTGCAGAACAGCGAAAAGTTGTTTAAAAATGATGCGATTCCGGTGGATGTATTGATCAGTCCTGAACAGGTGGTCTGTGATTATATCCGCCGCCTGATCGAAACACCGGGAGCTCTGCAGGTGCTGGATTTTGTCGAAGGCAAAATTCAGCTGGTTGGGGTGAAAGCGATTAAAGGTGGTTTGCTGGTGGGTCAGGAACTACGTTATCTGCGTCAGCACATGCCATCCGTTGACACCCGTGTTGCCGCAATTTTCCGGAAAGATCGCAGCATTATTCCCGTCGCCTCCACCATTATTGAAGAAGACGATGAAGTATTCTTCATTGCTGCACGCAATGATATCCGTGCAGTCATGAGTGAACTGCGCCGTCAGGAAAAAGCCTATTCCCGCATTATGATTGCCGGAGGCGGCAACATTGGCTATCGATTGGCCAAATCCATCGAAAAACGTTACGCCGTAAAGATTTTTGATCGTGGTCAGGAACGCTGTCAGTGGCTGTCTGAGCATCTTGATTATGCCCTGGTATTGCAGGGGGATGCCTCCAATCAGGAACTTTTGCTGGAGGAAAATATCGAGGATACCGATGTATTCATTGCTCTGACCAATGACGACGAAGCCAATATCATGGCGTCAATGCTGGCCAAGCGACTAGGAGCCCGTAAAGTCATGACCTTGATTAACAATTCCGCGTATGTTGATCTGGTTCAGGGCGGGGATATTGATGTGGCGATTTCTCCTTCACAAGCCACCATTGGTGGCCTGTTGAGTCATGTTCGCCGAGGCGACATTGTCAATGTTCACAAACTGCGCCGCGGAGCGGCCGAAGCTATCGAAGCGATTGCCCATGGAGACGCCCAATCATCGAAAGTAGTGGGGCGCATGATCGAGGATATCGATCTGCCAGAGGGTTGTACGATAGGTGCCATAGCCCGTGGGGAACAGGTGTTTATTGCTCATGATGATTTGGTGATAGAACCTGACGATCATGTCATGTTGTTTTTGACTGACAAACGTCGGACACCAGATGTCGAGCGGTTGTTCCAGGTTGGACTGACCTTTTTCTGA
- a CDS encoding TrkH family potassium uptake protein, translating into MQSRIIIRITGLLLMLFSLTMLPSAMVSLLYQDGAYETFIIAFGVVLVSGFLIWLPVMNYQGDLRTRDGFVITVVFWLVLGLAGSLPFYFAPSVKLDFTNAFFESFSGLTTTGATVITGLDDLPQSILFYRQQLQWLGGMGIIVLAVAILPLLGVGGMQLYRTETPGPVKDNKLTPRIKETAKALWYIYVTLTIACALAYFIAGMGVFDAITHAFSTIAIGGYSTHDASIAYFDSVAIETVAVIFMLIAAANFSIHFVAFRHRSIKIYFQEPEYRTFLYIFGVLLLIVVFTLWVTGTYPALSALRYGLFEVTSILTTTGFGAADFSSWPLFVPFMLFLSSFIGGCAGSTAGGMKVIRVMLITKQGLREVQRLMHPQGVFPLKVGKRTMSDNVIQSAWGFFSVYILMYGLIFMLLLATGLDFTTSWSAVGACMNNLGPGLNEIAQHYENINEPAKWILCFAMLLGRLEVFTLLVLFTPMFWRR; encoded by the coding sequence ATGCAAAGCAGGATTATCATTCGTATTACCGGGCTACTCTTAATGCTGTTCAGCCTGACTATGTTACCTTCGGCAATGGTATCGCTGTTGTACCAGGACGGTGCTTATGAAACGTTCATCATTGCTTTCGGTGTGGTTCTGGTCAGCGGTTTTCTGATCTGGTTACCAGTAATGAACTACCAGGGAGATCTTCGAACCCGCGATGGGTTTGTTATTACGGTGGTTTTTTGGTTAGTGCTAGGCCTTGCGGGCAGTCTGCCTTTCTATTTTGCTCCCAGTGTTAAACTGGACTTCACCAACGCATTTTTTGAGAGTTTTTCCGGTTTGACCACAACCGGAGCCACGGTGATTACCGGGCTTGATGATTTACCGCAGTCCATTCTGTTTTATCGTCAGCAATTGCAGTGGCTTGGTGGAATGGGAATCATCGTGTTAGCCGTTGCCATTCTGCCATTGCTGGGGGTGGGTGGAATGCAGCTCTATCGCACCGAGACACCCGGGCCGGTCAAAGACAATAAACTCACACCCAGAATCAAAGAAACCGCCAAGGCGCTTTGGTATATCTATGTCACACTTACCATCGCCTGTGCGTTGGCCTATTTCATCGCTGGTATGGGTGTGTTTGATGCTATAACGCATGCATTTTCGACCATCGCCATTGGTGGGTATTCTACACACGATGCCAGCATCGCTTATTTCGACAGCGTTGCAATAGAAACCGTTGCTGTCATTTTTATGCTGATTGCCGCCGCCAATTTCAGTATTCATTTTGTGGCATTTCGTCACCGCTCCATAAAGATATATTTCCAGGAACCGGAATACCGGACATTTCTCTACATTTTTGGGGTATTGCTGCTCATCGTCGTGTTCACCTTGTGGGTTACGGGAACATATCCAGCTTTGTCTGCGTTGCGTTATGGGTTGTTTGAGGTGACCTCGATCCTGACCACAACCGGTTTTGGTGCGGCCGATTTTTCCTCCTGGCCGTTATTCGTTCCGTTTATGCTGTTTTTATCGTCTTTTATTGGCGGTTGTGCGGGTTCTACGGCTGGGGGAATGAAGGTCATCCGGGTTATGCTGATCACCAAACAAGGCCTTCGTGAAGTCCAGCGTCTGATGCATCCTCAAGGGGTTTTTCCCTTGAAAGTGGGTAAGCGGACTATGAGTGACAACGTGATTCAGTCCGCCTGGGGATTCTTCAGTGTGTATATTCTGATGTATGGACTGATTTTCATGCTGCTGCTTGCAACCGGGCTGGATTTCACCACCTCCTGGTCCGCTGTGGGTGCCTGTATGAACAATCTTGGGCCGGGTCTGAATGAGATTGCTCAGCACTACGAAAATATCAACGAGCCGGCTAAATGGATACTGTGTTTCGCTATGTTACTGGGTCGTCTGGAAGTGTTCACACTGCTGGTGTTGTTCACGCCGATGTTCTGGCGTCGATAA
- a CDS encoding LPS O-antigen chain length determinant protein WzzB gives MSKEPVQYRDDNSHGYQQDDDIYIGELVRSLLQQKALIAAITLAGSVLAVVVAMSMPNIYQLRVMVSVPTGLQIAPIVQNAYFPDDALPTTQDIFRNYLRNLNSGRNLKTLFDQEKLGEKLDSTNPDGEFYRLQSDFKAEFIEPDYLNLPEDAEMPAELISVAVETPFPDQVASFLNDYIVFAEQQTLENLKSDSSGYIQQRQSEISRRIEQLVSDAARTRQVRIAQLQEALSIARTVGIKDPVSLSEAMVVSENYFPEKVDNTLAEQAYLAAQTALATASSAASTEKQITLNVNGLHTQEKGQTQKSDFLYLKGEKLLQAELDRLVQRSDDGLYIPEIARLQSEQALLNSYSLDFSGAEVKHIELKAFSPKDPVKPKRKLIMSIGVFGSFMIALFVALIVIAVQRDEKIHHH, from the coding sequence ATGAGCAAAGAACCAGTGCAATATCGGGATGACAATTCTCACGGCTACCAGCAGGATGATGATATTTACATTGGTGAATTAGTCAGAAGCTTACTGCAACAGAAAGCTCTGATTGCCGCTATTACACTGGCAGGATCAGTGTTGGCAGTAGTTGTTGCCATGTCAATGCCGAACATTTACCAGCTAAGGGTCATGGTATCTGTACCAACTGGGCTGCAAATTGCGCCAATCGTTCAAAATGCGTATTTCCCTGATGATGCTTTACCAACGACCCAGGATATTTTTCGGAACTATCTGCGAAATCTCAACTCTGGTCGTAACCTCAAAACCTTGTTTGATCAGGAAAAGTTGGGTGAAAAGCTTGATAGTACTAATCCTGATGGTGAATTTTATCGGCTTCAGTCTGATTTCAAGGCCGAATTTATAGAACCTGATTATCTGAATTTGCCTGAAGATGCCGAGATGCCAGCGGAGTTGATCTCAGTTGCCGTGGAGACTCCCTTCCCTGATCAGGTCGCCTCGTTTTTGAATGACTATATTGTTTTTGCAGAACAGCAAACCCTCGAAAACCTTAAGAGTGACAGCTCCGGTTATATTCAGCAGCGTCAGAGTGAAATCAGCCGGCGGATAGAACAATTGGTAAGTGATGCCGCTCGAACCCGCCAGGTTCGCATTGCGCAGCTACAAGAAGCATTAAGCATTGCCAGAACCGTGGGCATCAAAGATCCCGTATCATTGTCAGAAGCTATGGTGGTCAGCGAAAACTACTTTCCCGAGAAAGTAGATAACACTCTGGCGGAGCAGGCTTATCTGGCCGCGCAAACCGCTCTGGCAACAGCCTCTTCCGCAGCCTCCACCGAAAAACAGATCACTTTGAATGTGAATGGTCTTCATACCCAGGAAAAAGGTCAGACGCAAAAATCTGATTTTTTGTATTTGAAAGGTGAGAAGCTGCTCCAGGCGGAGCTGGATCGACTGGTGCAACGGTCAGACGATGGCTTATATATTCCTGAGATAGCCCGACTGCAAAGTGAACAGGCTTTGTTGAACAGCTATTCGCTGGATTTCAGCGGTGCTGAGGTAAAACATATCGAGCTGAAAGCCTTTTCCCCGAAAGATCCAGTCAAACCCAAGCGCAAGCTGATTATGAGCATTGGTGTGTTTGGCAGTTTCATGATTGCGCTGTTTGTGGCACTCATTGTGATCGCGGTTCAACGTGACGAAAAAATTCACCACCATTAA
- the glyQ gene encoding glycine--tRNA ligase subunit alpha: MTFQSLILTLQQYWSDQGCVILQPLDMEVGAGTSHPATFLRALGPETWNCAYVQPSRRPTDGRYGENPNRLQHYYQYQVILKPSPSNIQELYLGSLKAIGIDPEVHDIRFVEDNWENPTLGAWGLGWEVWLNGMEVTQFTYFQQVGGIECYPVTGEITYGLERLAMYVQNVDSVYDLIWTVGPDGKPVTYGDVYHQNEVEQSTYNFEYADVDMLFANFEAYEAMAQKLIADNLPLPAYEQILKAGHSFNLLDARKAISVTERQRYILRIRTLSRAVAKAYFDSRLALGFPMAEEGIRQEVIAAAVKENKE; the protein is encoded by the coding sequence ATGACTTTTCAGAGTTTAATTCTGACTCTGCAACAGTATTGGTCCGACCAGGGCTGTGTAATTCTTCAACCTCTGGATATGGAAGTGGGGGCAGGTACATCGCATCCGGCAACCTTTCTCAGAGCCCTGGGGCCGGAAACCTGGAATTGTGCCTATGTGCAACCCAGCCGTCGTCCGACAGATGGTCGTTATGGTGAAAACCCCAATCGTCTTCAGCACTACTACCAATATCAGGTCATCTTAAAACCAAGCCCATCCAATATTCAGGAGTTGTACCTGGGGAGCCTTAAAGCCATTGGTATCGATCCGGAAGTACACGATATCCGGTTTGTTGAGGATAACTGGGAAAACCCGACTCTAGGTGCCTGGGGACTGGGTTGGGAAGTCTGGTTGAACGGCATGGAAGTTACACAGTTTACCTATTTTCAACAGGTTGGTGGCATTGAATGTTATCCCGTCACCGGTGAAATCACCTACGGTCTCGAACGACTTGCCATGTATGTGCAGAATGTTGACTCGGTATATGATCTGATCTGGACAGTGGGACCGGATGGAAAACCCGTGACCTATGGTGATGTATATCATCAGAATGAAGTTGAGCAATCAACGTATAACTTTGAGTACGCTGATGTCGATATGCTGTTTGCCAATTTTGAAGCTTATGAGGCAATGGCGCAAAAACTGATTGCTGACAACCTGCCATTGCCTGCTTACGAACAAATCCTGAAAGCCGGCCACAGCTTTAACCTGCTGGATGCCCGGAAAGCCATATCAGTCACTGAGCGCCAGCGCTACATTCTTCGCATCAGAACGTTATCCCGGGCAGTTGCCAAAGCATATTTTGATTCCCGTCTGGCACTTGGATTCCCAATGGCGGAAGAGGGTATTCGTCAGGAAGTCATTGCCGCTGCAGTAAAGGAGAACAAAGAATGA
- the glyS gene encoding glycine--tRNA ligase subunit beta: MSHTDFLIELGTEELPPKALKGLADAFVDIFTEQLASANLKHGEVHGYAAPRRLAIWIESLQQAQADETLERRGPAIQAAFDANGKPTKAAQGFAASCGVTVDQLEQLKTDKGSWLVFKGIKKGVTAEALLPDILATTVDKLPIPRRMRWGSSRVEFVRPVQWLVMLLGEKVVQCKLLGVSSGNTSRGHRFHAPAPVEISTPRQYADILEHQGKVIADFDRRRRIIAEQAQKVAENQNLRVVIEDDLLDEVTALNEWPVALLGRFEERFLEVPAEALISSMAEHQKYFYTTDGEGKIQPYFVFIANLESKDPAQVIAGNEKVIRPRLSDAAFFWETDKKTPLAERITRLDSVMFQKELGSIGDKCRRLQKSTAMIAELLGSDQTLAERAAQLAKADLVTDMVFEFTELQGIAGSYYAIHDGEHEEVAAAMKEQYLPAGAGDQLPVTATGTALALADRLDNLTGLFGIGQPPSGTKDPFALRRAALGVLRILVEKDLDLDLAVLLNIALQQHSFSEEQKQVTRQQVLDYLLDRFTAWYGDQRINNVIVQAVRFNNISTPVDFDRRVKAVAHFSQNEAAEALVAANKRVSNLLSKSAEDSISQQVDQSLFSENAEVALYAKIMEIRAVVEPLFVKGLYTEVLAELAGLRDTVDAFFDQVMVMADDMAVRNNRLALLAQLRALFLEVADISVL; encoded by the coding sequence ATGAGCCACACCGATTTTCTGATTGAACTGGGTACAGAAGAGTTGCCACCGAAGGCACTCAAAGGTTTGGCGGACGCTTTTGTGGACATTTTTACTGAGCAGCTGGCGTCGGCAAACCTTAAGCATGGTGAAGTGCATGGTTATGCCGCCCCCCGGCGCCTGGCCATCTGGATTGAATCATTACAGCAGGCTCAGGCCGACGAAACACTTGAACGTCGGGGGCCTGCTATTCAGGCCGCATTTGATGCCAACGGCAAACCTACCAAAGCTGCGCAGGGATTTGCTGCAAGTTGCGGTGTGACGGTCGATCAACTCGAACAGCTGAAGACAGACAAAGGCAGCTGGTTGGTTTTCAAGGGTATAAAAAAAGGTGTGACTGCCGAAGCTCTGTTGCCAGATATTCTGGCGACGACGGTCGATAAATTACCGATTCCCAGACGTATGCGCTGGGGAAGCAGCCGGGTGGAGTTTGTGCGCCCGGTACAGTGGCTGGTGATGCTGCTTGGCGAAAAAGTGGTTCAATGTAAACTGCTCGGTGTCAGTTCTGGTAATACTTCTCGTGGTCACCGTTTTCACGCTCCGGCACCTGTCGAAATTTCCACCCCCCGGCAATATGCTGATATTTTGGAGCATCAGGGCAAGGTCATCGCGGACTTTGACCGTCGTCGCCGCATTATTGCAGAACAGGCACAGAAAGTGGCCGAGAATCAGAACCTACGGGTTGTGATTGAGGATGATCTGCTTGATGAGGTAACGGCTCTTAACGAATGGCCAGTAGCTTTGTTGGGGCGTTTTGAAGAGCGTTTTCTGGAAGTTCCCGCTGAAGCTTTGATCAGCTCCATGGCCGAACACCAGAAGTATTTTTACACCACCGATGGCGAGGGCAAGATACAACCGTACTTTGTGTTTATTGCCAATCTGGAATCGAAAGATCCTGCTCAGGTCATCGCCGGGAATGAGAAAGTCATTCGACCCCGATTATCAGATGCAGCGTTCTTTTGGGAGACGGACAAAAAAACACCTCTGGCAGAGCGGATTACCAGACTGGATAGTGTGATGTTTCAAAAAGAACTGGGTTCCATTGGTGATAAGTGTCGTCGATTACAGAAAAGTACGGCCATGATTGCTGAGCTTCTGGGCAGTGATCAGACTCTGGCAGAGCGTGCGGCACAGTTGGCCAAAGCTGATCTGGTCACGGATATGGTATTCGAATTTACTGAACTGCAGGGTATTGCCGGTAGCTACTATGCGATCCATGACGGAGAACATGAAGAAGTGGCTGCTGCGATGAAAGAGCAGTATTTGCCCGCAGGTGCGGGTGATCAATTACCCGTGACAGCCACCGGAACAGCACTGGCGTTGGCTGATCGGCTGGATAATCTGACTGGATTGTTTGGGATTGGTCAGCCACCGAGCGGCACAAAAGATCCTTTTGCGTTGCGCCGTGCGGCTCTGGGCGTTTTGCGAATTCTGGTGGAAAAAGATCTCGATCTCGATCTGGCTGTACTGCTGAACATTGCCTTGCAGCAGCATAGCTTCAGTGAAGAGCAAAAACAGGTTACCCGCCAACAAGTGCTGGATTACCTGCTTGACCGCTTCACTGCATGGTATGGTGATCAGAGGATCAATAATGTCATTGTTCAGGCTGTCCGGTTCAACAACATCAGTACACCGGTTGACTTTGATCGTCGTGTTAAAGCCGTCGCCCATTTCAGTCAGAACGAAGCTGCTGAGGCTTTGGTGGCCGCCAATAAACGGGTTAGCAATCTACTCAGTAAGTCTGCGGAAGATTCGATATCACAGCAGGTCGATCAATCCCTTTTTTCAGAAAATGCAGAAGTGGCTTTGTACGCAAAAATCATGGAA